The following coding sequences are from one Humulus lupulus chromosome X, drHumLupu1.1, whole genome shotgun sequence window:
- the LOC133806260 gene encoding WAT1-related protein At5g64700-like, whose product MGEEKYYLAVILAQAIYAGMVLLTKATFNGGMNCYIFTFYRQLVGTVVLVPLAMVFERRNGTPLSVVTFGKIFMLAFLGYVTLPLNASNVALAYTTATFGAAILNCLPVATFFLALLLQMEKLNIRTTAGIVKVAGLGACMAGIVILTFYKGPHLNPFFHHHPFEYHHPQEEHQSHLSSNKRWVIGCLLSLFGTFAWSLSLVLQARILKIYPERLRFTTLLCLSSTGQCFVFAITLERDPSEWKLGWNIKLLTIVYTVSKQETLHYFFHSYNFILLSGEETAEECSNHHHHHNHVHNAAVTSVTIVSEGTLDIDETYISTYHIGQNSMKVFYAVKAFLDGCLQEKRQDTLCASNLSRETLIFVCILQVK is encoded by the exons ATGGGGGAAGAGAAGTACTATTTAGCTGTGATACTAGCACAAGCAATATATGCTGGCATGGTTTTGCTTACCAAAGCCACCTTTAATGGTGGTATGAACTGTTACATCTTCACTTTCTATCGTCAACTAGTTGGAACTGTCGTCTTAGTCCCTCTTGCTATGGTTTTCGAAAGGCG AAATGGAACACCACTTTCTGTTGTTACCTTCGGCAAGATTTTCATGCTTGCCTTCTTGGGGTAT GTGACTCTTCCCCTTAATGCTTCTAATGTTGCACTTGCCTACACAACAGCAACATTTGGTGCTGCTATATTGAACTGCCTCCCTGTTGCAACTTTTTTCTTGGCTCTTCTTCTACA GATGGAGAAATTAAACATAAGGACAACAGCAGGGATAGTGAAGGTTGCAGGACTAGGGGCGTGCATGGCTGGTATTGTGATTCTTACCTTTTACAAAGGTCCTCATTTGAATCCCTTTTTCCACCATCACCCCTTTGAGTATCATCACCCACAAGAAGAACATCAATCTCATCTCTCTTCTAACAAAAGATGGGTAATTGGTTGTTTACTCTCTCTATTTGGAACCTTTGCTTGGTCTTTGTCCCTTGTTCTTCAG GCTCGAATCTTGAAAATTTATCCAGAAAGGCTAAGGTTCACAACCCTACTATGCCTTTCAAGTACTGGTCAGTGTTTTGTATTTGCTATTACTTTGGAGAGAGATCCTAGTGAATGGAAGCTTGGTTGGAACATTAAATTACTCACAATAGTTTACACAGTAAGCAAACAAGAGACCCTTCATTACTTCTTTCATTCATATAATTTCATTTTGTTAAGTGGAGAGGAGACAGCAGAAG AATGCagcaatcatcatcatcatcacaatCACGTACACAATGCTGCTGTCACTAGTGTTACTATTGTTTCCGAAGGAACCCTCGATATTGATGAG ACATAcatttcaacatatcatattgGTCAAAATTCAATGAAAGTTTTCTACGCtg ttAAAGCTTTTCTGGATGGCTGCCTCCAAGAGAAGAGGCAAGATACTTTGTGTGCAAGCAATCTTTCACGGGAGACTCTTATTTTTGTCTGCATTTTGCAAGTG AAATAA